The Desulfovibrio sp. genomic interval CAGGCTTAATCCCCGAAGGGCGTAGACAAGCAAGTCCTGCAGGTTGGAAGTAGTCTCGTCCTTGCTGCACACTCCGATCTTATCGCAGCCCTTGCCGTGGCTGGTCTGCTCGCACTGGTAACAGAACATATTCATCAGACATTCTCCCTTGAGGTTGGTTGGCGTTCTTGCCTCTGTGGCAAAACATCTAAGCCTGCCTGAAATTTCTGGATGTGACTTGCGTCACACCTGAGAGAAAAAAGATTATTTTCCTCCCAGTTCCTTGTGGACGAGCCTTTCCCAAGCCTTGACCTCCCCCCTGTGGCAAGGCATGAGCTGTAACTTGAGGAACCGATTCCATGCGCCTGTACCATACAATTCTCTTTTTGTCCGCCCTCATCATTTCCATCAACGCAGCTTTTCAAGCCGCGTGGCTTTTTCAGTTTTCCCAAGTTCGCGATTCCGTCATCGAGTTCGGCGGCAACTGGCTTCCCACCATCCGAACATGCGGAGAACTCACTCGAATGGTCGGGGAGTTCAGGCGGTTGGAGCTTCTTTATGTTCTGGCCCAATCTGAGCAGGAGATGGCTCATGTGGCCCGGCGCATGGGCAGGCAGGAGACGAGGATCAGACAGGTTGATGAAAGGCTTGCAACGCTTGTGAGGTCAGATGGTGAGCGCCAGGCGTTTTCAAGCTATCTCGCAACCAAAGATGCTTATTTTTCCGCTGACAAAGCCATCCTGAAAGCCGCTTCCGAAGGCCGCCTGGCCGAAGCCATGAACTATGCGCGCAATTCCGCGCAAGCGTATTCGGCCATGGTCAACGACATCCAGGCCATCGAACATATTAACAACGAGGCGGGTCAAGTTGCCGCGTTAGAAGCCAGCCAACGCTATGACCGTGTCATCCGGACCATGATCGCAGCCGGAGCCGCCAGCATCTTTATCGCTTTTGCCGCCGCCTTTTTTGCCGCCAAACGCATCAGCCGCCCAATCGCAAACCTGGCGGATTGTATGGATGGCCAGGACGCCACCAGTCCTTCATGCAAACTCCTTCCACCTCGTGGCGGAATCCGCGAGGTGAGTCAGCTCTATGGGGCTTTTCGGGTAATGACCGAAAAGCTGTCCGATTCATTCAAGAAACTTGAGGACTTGGCGGTAACAGACCAACTAACGGGTGTGTACAATCGGCGTAGGCTATTTGAAGAAGGGAACAGGGTTCTTGATGTCTGCCGTAGAGGTGGCCATCCCTGTTCCGTGCTGATGCTCGACCTGGACCATTTCAAGGCCATCAACGACGTTCATGGGCATGCAGTTGGAGACGAAGTGCTCAGGCATGTGGCATCCACTCTTGGCTCACATATAAGGACATCCGACGTGCTGGCTCGCTATGGCGGCGAAGAGTTCGCACTTATTGCACCGAACTCAGGGCTCCATGAGACCCAACAGCTTGCCGAACGGTTGCGCCACGAGGTCGAGCACCATGCCGTATCATCGGGTGGCAAACAGATACCCGTGACAGTTAGCATCGGTGTGGCTGTCAACGGGCACACTGATTCGGATCTGCGTGGACTTCTCGATCAGGCCGACAAAGCCCTCTATCTGGCCAAGAAAAACGGCCGCAACCGCGTGGAGACACTTGGTGCCCCGAACTGAAGCGGGAACCTTCTCCCTATTCCTTGTTCTTCTGCTTCTTTGTCTTCTCTTCTTCCTTCGTCCCGCGCTGGCTTCGCAGGTTGCCATGACTGGCGAACACTACGTGTACGCATCCTCTTTCGCGAACAGGAACTTCACGGGCTGGAGCCTGGATGGAACCCAGACAGAGGACCCATTCACCATCTGGCAACGCCTCAGGCTGCGCACAGACTACACGCAGGGTGACAACCTCGCT includes:
- a CDS encoding diguanylate cyclase — protein: MRLYHTILFLSALIISINAAFQAAWLFQFSQVRDSVIEFGGNWLPTIRTCGELTRMVGEFRRLELLYVLAQSEQEMAHVARRMGRQETRIRQVDERLATLVRSDGERQAFSSYLATKDAYFSADKAILKAASEGRLAEAMNYARNSAQAYSAMVNDIQAIEHINNEAGQVAALEASQRYDRVIRTMIAAGAASIFIAFAAAFFAAKRISRPIANLADCMDGQDATSPSCKLLPPRGGIREVSQLYGAFRVMTEKLSDSFKKLEDLAVTDQLTGVYNRRRLFEEGNRVLDVCRRGGHPCSVLMLDLDHFKAINDVHGHAVGDEVLRHVASTLGSHIRTSDVLARYGGEEFALIAPNSGLHETQQLAERLRHEVEHHAVSSGGKQIPVTVSIGVAVNGHTDSDLRGLLDQADKALYLAKKNGRNRVETLGAPN